In the genome of Manis javanica isolate MJ-LG chromosome 17, MJ_LKY, whole genome shotgun sequence, one region contains:
- the NR1H2 gene encoding oxysterols receptor LXR-beta: protein MSTPTTSCPDTPLPGHGPPPPSAPSSSPAVKEEGPELWSGGPDPDVPGADEAGSAYIVVTLDPEEEPERKRKKGPAPKMLGHELCRVCGDKASGFHYNVLSCEGCKGFFRRSVVRGGAGRYACRGGGTCRMDAFMRRKCQQCRLRKCKEAGMREQCVLSEEQIWKKKIQKQQQQPSPVEAGVSSSSVSAPGASPGGSDRGGQGSGEGEGIQLTAAQELMIQQLVAAQLQCNKRSFSDQPKVTPWPLGADPQSRDARQQRFAHFTELAIISVQEIVDFAKQVPGFLQLGREDQIALLKASTIEIMLLETARRYNHETECITFLKDFTYSKDDFHRAGLQVEFINPIFEFSRAMRRLGLDDAEYALLIAINIFSADRPNVQEPSRVEALQQPYVEALLSYTRIKRPQDQLRFPRMLMKLVSLRTLSSVHSEQVFALRLQDKKLPPLLSEIWDVHE from the exons ATGTCCACCCCCACTACAAGTTGCCCGGACACCCCTTTGCCTG GACATGGTCCCCCTCCACCCAGTGCCCCTTCTTCGTCACCTGCTGTAAAGGAAGAGGGTCCTGAGCTGTGGTCTGGGGGTCCGGACCCCGATGTCCCAGGCGCCGATGAGGCTGGCTCAGCCTACATCGTGG TCACCCTAGACCCAGAAGAGGAGCCAGAGCGCAAGCGAAAGAAGGGCCCCGCGCCGAAGATGCTGGGCCACGAGCTATGCCGCGTCTGCGGCGACAAGGCCTCTGGCTTCCACTACAACGTGCTCAGCTGTGAAGGCTGCAAGGGCTTTTTCCGGCGCAGCGTGGTCCGGGGCGGGGCAGGGCGCTATGCCTGCCGGGGCGGTGGAACCTGCCGGATGGATGCCTTCATGCGGCGCAAGTGTCAGCAGTGCCGGCTGCGCAAATGCAAGGAGGCTGGGATGAGGGAGCAGT GCGTCCTATCTGAAGAGCAGATCTGGAAGAAGAAGattcagaagcagcagcagcagccgtcGCCCGTAGAGGCTGGGGTCAGCAGCAGCTCGGTCTCTGCGCCCGGGGCCTCCCCTGGAGGGTCCGACAGGGGAGGCCAAGGCTCTGGGGAAGGCGAGGGCATCCAGTTAACAGCTGCTCAAGAACTAATGATCCAGCAGTTGGTGGCGGCCCAGCTGCAGTGCAACAAACGCTCCTTCTCCGACCAGCCCAAAGTCACG ccctggcccctgggtGCAGACCCTCAGTCCCGTGATGCCCGCCAGCAGCGCTTTGCCCACTTCACAGAGCTGGCCATCATCTCAGTCCAGGAGATTGTGGACTTTGCTAAGCAGGTGCCTGGCTTCCTGCAGCTGGGCCGTGAGGACCAGATTGCCCTCCTGAAGGCATCTACCATTGAG ATCATGCTGCTGGAGACAGCCAGGCGCTACAACCACGAGACAGAGTGCATCACTTTCCTGAAGGACTTCACCTATAGTAAGGATGACTTCCACCGCGCAG GCCTGCAGGTGGAGTTCATCAACCCCATCTTCGAGTTCTCACGGGCCATGCGGCGGCTGGGCCTGGACGACGCCGAGTACGCCTTGCTTATTGCCATCAACATCTTCTCGGCTGACAGGCCCAACGTGCAGGAGCCGAGCCGCGTCGAGGCCCTGCAGCAGCCCTACGTGGAGGCGTTGCTCTCCTACACGCGAATCAAGAGGCCCCAG GATCAGCTCCGCTTCCCTCGCATGCTGATGAAGCTTGTGAGCCTGCGCACACTGAGCTCCGTGCACTCGGAGCAGGTCTTTGCCCTGAGACTTCAGGACAAGAAGCTGCCGCCTCTGCTGTCTGAGATCTGGGATGTCCACGAGTGA